From Aristaeella lactis, the proteins below share one genomic window:
- a CDS encoding phosphotransferase: MSVYLEKTEDVSGIKDVLLKLAGISEFEAYRFRDDFGEEHKCYDVFKIVYPGGALVLKQPDGEKCCEAEKAVYGMCPEGLPLPKVYGFEDGYMLSEYIEGEDLKNPTDEGITAAAESLAAIMNAFPIGKEYDRTICDKEIAYREKRSACLQNEPLLRQAYQLFLERLKEMPLTLGNGDFVPINCIYTGERVYIIDWEYGGFMPYALDIARFIAHSGEEESDIYRLTAAQRKLFINTIYDRLDTKPARNVFERDIRLALLDEYVMVLGFWLRDPEKQRDGEFQKYYKRAEALAMELTGQE, from the coding sequence ATGAGTGTGTATCTGGAAAAAACGGAAGACGTATCCGGAATAAAGGACGTGCTCCTGAAACTGGCGGGGATCAGCGAGTTTGAGGCTTACCGGTTCCGGGATGATTTCGGGGAAGAACACAAGTGTTATGATGTGTTCAAAATCGTATATCCCGGCGGGGCGCTTGTCCTGAAACAACCGGACGGGGAAAAATGCTGCGAAGCTGAGAAGGCGGTTTACGGGATGTGTCCCGAAGGACTGCCGCTTCCCAAAGTATACGGATTTGAGGACGGATATATGCTGTCGGAGTACATCGAAGGGGAAGACCTGAAGAACCCGACAGATGAAGGGATTACCGCGGCAGCAGAATCACTGGCGGCGATTATGAACGCGTTTCCCATAGGGAAAGAGTATGACCGGACTATATGCGACAAGGAGATCGCATACAGGGAGAAGCGCAGCGCATGCCTGCAAAACGAACCGCTACTGCGGCAGGCATATCAGTTATTCCTGGAACGGCTGAAAGAGATGCCGCTCACCCTGGGAAACGGTGATTTTGTTCCGATCAACTGCATTTATACAGGGGAACGGGTCTATATCATAGACTGGGAATACGGCGGATTTATGCCGTACGCGCTGGACATCGCGCGGTTCATCGCCCATTCCGGTGAAGAGGAATCCGACATATACAGGCTGACAGCGGCACAGCGGAAACTGTTTATCAACACAATCTATGACCGCCTGGACACAAAACCGGCAAGAAACGTGTTTGAACGGGATATCAGGCTGGCACTCCTGGATGAATATGTGATGGTGCTGGGATTCTGGCTGAGGGATCCGGAAAAGCAGAGGGACGGAGAATTCCAGAAGTATTATAAGCGGGCGGAAGCCCTGGCAATGGAATTGACCGGACAGGAATAA
- a CDS encoding alpha/beta hydrolase — translation MAFEQNTLGELLSNPKIKQIAKDAIRNRDLSQEDLWNKTLRQIKDEYIFFGEIGNGFRCLYRAADSGDWYYPLYSEAECDEDEARRGVNIIRLSSEDPKADERPFIFLMPGGGFMNVWSLTEGWPVADQFNRLGYHVFVLTYQVDTGDNLMKKNMEDFARALKLIREKAGQFHVQVDKYITCGFSAGGYLICLWNTKMGYPAFGLPKPQACFPVYAETSIKETMLVWQADPEDAMDLYGCTQAEAAESEYEIPEHAEGFPPSAIFATATDDLVNPNHSRKLAKALEELSIPCRLEIGPEGGHGFADGTGMCMEGWTERAARWVQSMNN, via the coding sequence ATGGCTTTTGAACAGAATACACTGGGAGAACTGCTGAGCAATCCGAAGATCAAACAGATCGCGAAGGACGCGATCCGAAACAGGGATCTGAGCCAGGAAGACCTGTGGAACAAGACACTGAGACAGATAAAGGATGAATATATCTTTTTCGGGGAAATCGGCAACGGATTCCGCTGCCTGTACAGGGCGGCGGACAGCGGTGACTGGTATTACCCGCTGTACAGCGAAGCAGAATGCGATGAGGATGAGGCACGCAGAGGTGTAAACATTATCCGGCTCTCTTCTGAAGATCCGAAAGCGGATGAACGTCCGTTCATTTTCCTGATGCCCGGCGGCGGATTCATGAACGTATGGAGCCTGACGGAAGGCTGGCCTGTGGCGGATCAGTTCAACCGGCTGGGTTATCATGTGTTTGTGCTGACCTACCAGGTGGATACCGGGGACAATCTTATGAAAAAGAACATGGAAGATTTTGCCCGAGCTTTGAAGCTGATCAGGGAAAAGGCAGGACAATTCCATGTACAGGTGGACAAGTATATTACCTGTGGATTCTCTGCAGGCGGATACCTGATCTGCCTGTGGAATACAAAGATGGGATATCCGGCCTTTGGACTGCCGAAGCCGCAGGCCTGCTTCCCTGTTTATGCGGAAACGAGCATTAAGGAAACGATGCTGGTCTGGCAGGCGGATCCGGAGGATGCCATGGACCTTTACGGATGCACCCAGGCAGAAGCAGCGGAGAGTGAATATGAGATTCCGGAACACGCGGAGGGATTCCCGCCCAGCGCAATCTTCGCCACAGCCACGGATGACCTGGTGAATCCGAACCACTCCAGGAAGCTGGCAAAGGCACTGGAAGAACTGTCCATTCCCTGCAGGCTGGAGATCGGACCGGAAGGCGGACACGGGTTCGCGGACGGTACGGGCATGTGCATGGAAGGATGGACGGAGAGAGCGGCGAGATGGGTTCAATCAATGAACAATTAA
- a CDS encoding leucine-rich repeat domain-containing protein: protein MKKHPALLFILFLCLSVFIILFLCLLPDKVFDPSKEPRAAEPFDISDLLYKPLKDGTLEITKYLGNSDDIILPSEHNGIQITSIGSYAFSENKNLKSITLPDGITTIGCRAFDSCISLTEIIIPDSVTAIEKSAFYNCKSLAVIRIPDSVTRLEANPFTGCNQLDVILSPDHPTLTFSDGVLLTRDGTRLIAYTHSRINQSFTLPETVTEVGNRALAFTELTDITIPEGVKKIGECAFKWCSLTSVTLPDSVVSLGKSAFIGSDNLTSVRLSGSLTSIEDCTFEKCVSLSSIIIPRGVTAIGDYAFYRCYKLNSVILPGTVNTIGEYAFCCCSQLESIVIPGNLNTVNEYAFSWCEKLNSVILPGTVNTIGQYAFIGCHQLASIFIPDSVKAIRGHAFENSGLTSVTLPYGLTSIERDTFCNCKSLVSVTIPETVLNIDSGAFDNCPLLTDIVIPDSITRIESYAFSRCPSLSALVIPESVTEIDDNAFSDCESLIITVTGNSFAETYCRKNNLKYVLSD from the coding sequence ATGAAAAAACATCCCGCTCTCCTCTTCATTCTGTTCCTTTGTCTGAGTGTTTTTATCATCCTGTTTCTCTGCCTTCTTCCTGATAAAGTCTTTGACCCGTCAAAAGAGCCAAGGGCTGCGGAACCTTTTGATATCAGTGACTTGCTGTATAAGCCCCTGAAAGATGGCACCCTGGAAATCACCAAATACCTGGGAAACTCTGATGATATTATTCTGCCTTCGGAACACAATGGAATTCAAATCACAAGTATTGGTTCGTATGCTTTCTCTGAAAACAAAAACCTGAAAAGCATCACTCTCCCGGATGGTATTACCACGATAGGATGCAGGGCTTTTGACAGTTGCATAAGTTTGACCGAAATCATTATTCCGGACAGTGTCACAGCCATTGAAAAATCAGCGTTCTATAACTGCAAGTCCCTCGCTGTTATCCGGATCCCGGACAGCGTAACACGGCTGGAAGCAAATCCGTTTACCGGCTGTAATCAGCTGGATGTTATCCTCTCCCCGGATCATCCTACCCTGACCTTCTCAGACGGTGTCCTGCTGACCCGGGATGGTACCCGCCTGATTGCCTATACCCACTCCCGTATCAATCAGTCTTTCACCCTTCCGGAAACCGTCACAGAAGTCGGAAACCGTGCTCTGGCCTTCACAGAATTAACGGATATCACCATCCCCGAAGGTGTAAAGAAAATCGGTGAATGTGCTTTCAAATGGTGTTCGCTGACGTCCGTTACGCTTCCGGACAGCGTGGTTTCCCTTGGAAAAAGCGCTTTCATAGGAAGCGATAACCTGACATCGGTCAGGCTTTCCGGTTCATTAACCAGCATTGAAGATTGTACTTTTGAAAAATGCGTCTCTCTGTCGTCCATTATCATTCCCAGAGGTGTAACCGCCATCGGTGATTATGCTTTCTACCGTTGTTATAAACTGAATTCCGTGATTCTTCCCGGTACCGTGAACACCATCGGTGAATACGCTTTTTGCTGCTGCAGCCAGCTGGAATCGATTGTTATTCCCGGCAACCTGAATACTGTAAATGAATATGCTTTCAGCTGGTGTGAAAAACTGAATTCCGTGATTCTTCCCGGTACCGTAAACACCATTGGTCAATATGCTTTCATAGGTTGCCATCAACTGGCTTCAATTTTTATTCCCGATAGCGTGAAAGCCATTAGAGGGCACGCTTTTGAGAATTCCGGCCTGACATCTGTCACATTACCTTATGGACTGACATCAATCGAAAGAGACACTTTTTGTAATTGCAAAAGCCTTGTATCAGTAACCATTCCCGAAACGGTACTCAATATCGATTCCGGCGCCTTTGACAACTGTCCTCTTTTGACAGACATTGTCATTCCCGACAGTATAACCCGTATCGAAAGCTATGCTTTTTCCCGTTGCCCTTCCCTGTCTGCTCTGGTTATTCCTGAAAGCGTAACCGAAATCGACGACAATGCCTTCTCCGACTGCGAAAGTCTTATCATCACCGTCACTGGCAATTCCTTTGCGGAAACCTATTGCCGGAAAAACAACCTGAAATACGTCCTTTCAGACTGA
- a CDS encoding helix-turn-helix domain-containing protein, translating into MEGEIIFNIDVMLAKRKMSLNELSQRVGITPANMSVLKTGKARAVRISTLTKLCEVLDCQPGDLLEYRKADTP; encoded by the coding sequence ATGGAAGGTGAAATCATTTTCAACATAGATGTCATGCTGGCCAAACGCAAGATGAGCCTTAATGAGCTGTCCCAGCGCGTTGGCATTACCCCGGCCAATATGTCCGTTCTCAAAACCGGCAAGGCCCGTGCCGTTCGGATCAGTACCCTTACCAAACTCTGTGAGGTTCTGGACTGCCAGCCCGGTGACCTTCTCGAATACCGCAAGGCAGACACTCCGTAA
- a CDS encoding DUF2975 domain-containing protein produces MNQNKLSVYLKVILAVIGVCGLVVYFLILPTCGESLHASFPEFAAWHWPWLIFLWVTAIPCYAALFFGWRIACNIGQDKSFSLENARLLQIIAWLVAGVTLYYFIGNVVFLFLNMNHPGIILIALLICAVGVSITIAAICLSHLVKKAADLQEQSDLTV; encoded by the coding sequence ATGAATCAGAATAAGCTTTCCGTTTACCTGAAGGTCATTCTCGCTGTCATCGGCGTCTGTGGCTTAGTCGTATATTTCCTCATTCTTCCCACCTGCGGTGAATCTCTTCACGCCAGCTTCCCGGAATTTGCCGCCTGGCACTGGCCCTGGCTGATCTTTCTCTGGGTCACTGCCATTCCCTGCTATGCGGCGCTGTTCTTCGGCTGGCGGATCGCCTGTAATATCGGGCAGGATAAGTCCTTCTCCCTGGAAAATGCCCGTCTGCTGCAGATCATCGCCTGGCTGGTTGCCGGTGTCACCCTGTATTACTTCATCGGAAATGTTGTGTTCCTGTTCCTGAACATGAATCATCCCGGCATTATACTGATCGCCCTGCTGATCTGCGCCGTCGGTGTGTCCATCACCATCGCCGCCATCTGCCTGTCTCACCTGGTTAAAAAGGCCGCGGATCTTCAGGAACAAAGCGACCTGACAGTGTAA
- a CDS encoding ABC transporter permease, with translation MKKLFYPRLAWEGLRKNRQLSRPYLLTCVCMVAVFYILSFLASPIVLPLIPVGASIVFEIMNLGRYVIMAFSLIFLYYTYSFLLRRRSREFGLYNVLGMGKRNLVRIITWENVITFAIAMTCGLFLGILLSKLAELGLVNLLGGTIDFVFRVDSTAIWQTVLFYAIIFGLLMLSAVIRTVRANAVSLMKTENAGEKPPKGNWLFAILGVLILGGAYYIAITVKNPVTAILLFFVAVLMVILATYLLLVTGSVKLCRILQSNKGYYYKAKHFVSVSSMAFRMKRNGAGLASICIIATMILVMLSTTTCMWFGAEDSLRKTFPREINFTANLNNPEKLTDGTPDKAASMILDELQKNGIAPKNIREQKLIDLSGVRKDGLIQCDYETASMGADFNSLLEIYMVPADSIETSDNSLLDLAADEVVVITDGMDYTDDTLTLAMGEKTRSWKIRHYERNDTNGDTSSMGFPTMTVAVADLAAAVSGLEEADDEGRMKFQSQWYYSFDTGLSDAENTDLHVTLSKNVRPDLNNLFTEDATRWISIDTRAEGSADFYGTYGSLFFIGILLSIVFVFAAVLIIYYKQISEGYEDAKRFDIMQKVGMTKKEIRSSISSQLLTVFALPMIFAGMHLIFAFPMIRKMLALLHLTNVDLFMRTTIISFVVFAIFYGIVYVLTSGIYYRIVSGATDQNA, from the coding sequence GTGAAGAAGCTCTTCTATCCCCGCCTGGCCTGGGAGGGTCTGCGGAAAAACCGTCAGCTCTCCAGGCCCTATCTGCTGACCTGCGTCTGCATGGTCGCTGTGTTCTACATCCTGTCCTTCCTGGCTTCTCCGATAGTGCTTCCCCTGATACCGGTAGGTGCCAGCATCGTTTTCGAAATCATGAACCTTGGCCGGTATGTCATCATGGCCTTTTCCCTGATCTTCCTGTATTACACCTATTCGTTCCTGCTTCGCCGCCGTTCCCGTGAATTCGGCCTGTATAACGTGCTGGGCATGGGCAAACGGAACCTGGTTCGTATCATTACCTGGGAGAATGTCATCACCTTTGCTATTGCCATGACCTGCGGCCTGTTCCTGGGTATTCTCCTGTCCAAGCTGGCGGAACTCGGACTGGTCAACCTGCTGGGAGGCACCATCGACTTCGTTTTCCGCGTTGATTCAACCGCGATCTGGCAGACGGTCCTGTTCTATGCCATTATCTTTGGCCTGCTCATGCTGTCCGCGGTCATCCGGACCGTCCGTGCCAATGCAGTTTCCCTGATGAAGACCGAGAATGCCGGTGAGAAGCCCCCGAAGGGCAACTGGCTGTTTGCGATCCTGGGTGTGCTCATTCTGGGCGGCGCTTACTATATCGCCATCACCGTCAAAAACCCGGTTACCGCGATCCTGCTGTTCTTCGTTGCTGTGCTCATGGTCATCCTGGCCACCTATCTTCTGCTTGTCACAGGCAGCGTAAAGCTGTGCCGCATCCTGCAGTCAAATAAAGGCTACTATTACAAAGCAAAGCACTTTGTCTCGGTTTCTTCCATGGCTTTCCGTATGAAACGGAACGGTGCCGGCCTGGCCTCCATCTGCATCATCGCCACGATGATCCTGGTCATGCTTTCCACCACCACCTGTATGTGGTTCGGCGCGGAAGATTCCCTCAGAAAAACCTTCCCCCGTGAGATCAACTTCACTGCCAACCTGAACAATCCCGAAAAGCTGACAGACGGCACACCGGACAAGGCTGCTTCCATGATCCTGGATGAGCTTCAGAAAAACGGTATTGCCCCGAAGAACATCCGGGAGCAGAAGCTGATCGACCTGAGCGGTGTCCGGAAAGACGGTTTGATCCAGTGCGATTATGAAACCGCAAGCATGGGAGCCGATTTCAACTCCCTGCTGGAGATCTACATGGTGCCTGCCGATTCCATTGAAACTTCGGACAACAGTCTCCTGGATCTGGCTGCTGATGAAGTTGTGGTAATCACAGACGGCATGGACTATACCGATGATACCCTGACCCTGGCCATGGGTGAAAAGACCCGCAGTTGGAAGATCCGGCATTATGAACGGAATGATACCAACGGAGATACTTCCTCTATGGGCTTTCCGACCATGACCGTTGCCGTGGCCGACCTGGCCGCCGCGGTCAGTGGTCTGGAAGAAGCTGACGATGAAGGCCGCATGAAGTTCCAGTCCCAGTGGTATTACAGCTTTGACACCGGCCTGTCCGATGCTGAGAATACAGACCTGCATGTAACCCTGAGTAAGAACGTCAGGCCTGATCTCAATAACCTCTTCACGGAAGATGCCACCAGATGGATATCCATAGATACCCGCGCCGAAGGTTCCGCTGATTTCTATGGCACATACGGCAGTCTCTTCTTCATCGGCATCCTGCTCAGCATCGTCTTCGTCTTCGCCGCTGTGCTGATCATCTACTACAAGCAGATCTCCGAAGGCTATGAAGATGCCAAACGCTTTGATATCATGCAGAAGGTTGGTATGACAAAGAAGGAGATCCGTTCCAGCATCAGCTCCCAGCTGCTGACAGTCTTCGCCCTTCCGATGATCTTCGCCGGTATGCATCTCATCTTTGCCTTCCCGATGATCCGGAAGATGCTGGCCCTCCTCCATCTGACGAACGTTGACCTCTTCATGCGCACCACCATCATCAGCTTCGTAGTCTTTGCCATCTTCTACGGCATCGTCTACGTCCTGACCTCCGGTATCTACTACCGCATCGTCAGTGGTGCCACTGATCAAAATGCTTAA
- a CDS encoding ABC transporter ATP-binding protein has protein sequence MSLLEVKSLKKVYKTRFGGQSVEALKNVNFTVEEGEYVAIMGESGSGKTTLLNILAALDQATSGTVLLDGKDFSKIKENEVASFRRDNLGFVFQEFNLLDTFTLEDNIYLPLVLAGKGYQEMKATLMPIAVSLGIEDLLKKYPYEVSGGQKQRAAVARALITQPRIILADEPTGALDSKSSDELLSLFADVNRMGQTVLMVTHSARAASRSGRVLFIRDGEVFHQLYRGEESDELFYQKIVDTLTLLARGGERA, from the coding sequence ATGAGTCTGCTTGAAGTCAAAAGTCTGAAAAAAGTTTATAAAACACGTTTCGGTGGTCAGTCTGTCGAAGCGCTGAAGAATGTTAATTTCACCGTGGAGGAAGGCGAATACGTCGCCATCATGGGTGAAAGCGGTTCCGGTAAAACCACCCTGCTGAACATCCTGGCTGCGCTGGACCAGGCCACCTCCGGCACCGTGCTGCTGGACGGTAAGGATTTCTCCAAAATCAAGGAGAACGAAGTGGCTTCCTTCCGCCGGGATAATCTGGGCTTTGTTTTCCAGGAATTCAACCTGCTGGACACCTTCACCCTGGAGGATAACATCTACCTGCCCCTGGTACTGGCCGGCAAGGGCTATCAGGAAATGAAGGCTACTCTTATGCCCATCGCTGTATCCCTGGGAATTGAAGACCTGCTGAAAAAGTACCCCTATGAAGTTTCCGGCGGACAGAAGCAGCGTGCGGCCGTTGCCCGTGCTCTCATCACCCAGCCCCGGATCATCCTCGCCGATGAGCCCACCGGTGCCCTGGATTCCAAGTCTTCCGATGAACTGCTCAGCCTTTTCGCGGATGTCAACCGCATGGGTCAGACCGTCCTTATGGTGACCCACTCCGCCCGTGCTGCCAGCCGTTCCGGCCGCGTGCTCTTCATCCGTGACGGTGAAGTGTTCCACCAGCTGTATCGCGGCGAAGAATCTGATGAACTGTTCTATCAGAAGATCGTTGACACCCTGACCCTGCTGGCCCGGGGAGGTGAGCGGGCGTGA
- a CDS encoding sensor histidine kinase, producing the protein MKLLIQYLRSKAAVLLIFLLFAAIMAFSFSLYHLPVKAVLYPAALCAVLGLVALAIGFLRTLRMHNLITAIREMDTALPEVRNVEAADYREIVRLLREQNREALTRSETEMKAMMDYYTLWAHQIKTPIASMRLRLQEEDSAQSRVLLSDLSRIERYVSMVLTYLRLEGSSTDYVIRKTNLDSILRPVFKQFAGEFINRKLKLDYTPTNVEVLTDEKWLSFVVEQLLSNALKYTPKGSVSVYLEEPSVLCIRDTGIGISSKDLPRVFERSYTGLTGRADKRASGLGLSLCKQVCDNLGHGISIESVPDQGTTVRVDLGTRKMNYE; encoded by the coding sequence ATGAAGCTGCTTATACAATACCTGAGGAGTAAAGCCGCCGTCCTGCTGATTTTTCTGCTTTTTGCGGCCATCATGGCATTCTCCTTTTCCCTCTACCACCTCCCGGTAAAGGCTGTACTCTATCCGGCCGCGCTGTGCGCTGTTCTGGGGCTTGTGGCACTGGCCATCGGTTTTCTCCGGACCCTGCGGATGCATAATCTGATCACCGCTATCCGTGAAATGGATACCGCTCTTCCGGAAGTCCGGAATGTTGAAGCCGCGGACTACCGGGAGATCGTCCGTCTGCTGCGGGAGCAGAACCGGGAAGCCCTGACCCGTTCCGAAACCGAAATGAAAGCCATGATGGACTATTACACCCTCTGGGCCCATCAGATCAAAACGCCTATTGCTTCCATGCGCCTGCGCCTGCAGGAGGAGGATTCTGCCCAGTCCCGTGTCCTCCTCTCAGACCTGAGCCGCATTGAGCGTTATGTTTCCATGGTACTGACCTACCTGCGCCTGGAAGGCAGCAGCACAGACTATGTGATCCGCAAAACAAACCTGGACAGCATCCTGCGTCCTGTTTTCAAACAGTTTGCCGGAGAGTTCATTAACCGGAAACTGAAGCTGGATTATACCCCGACAAATGTCGAAGTGCTCACGGATGAGAAATGGCTCTCCTTTGTGGTGGAGCAGCTGCTTTCCAACGCCCTCAAATATACGCCGAAGGGTTCTGTCTCCGTTTATCTGGAGGAACCTTCGGTTCTGTGTATCCGTGATACCGGCATCGGCATCTCCTCGAAGGATCTGCCACGGGTATTTGAGCGCAGTTATACCGGTCTCACCGGCCGGGCTGACAAGCGTGCCAGCGGTCTGGGGCTCAGCCTGTGCAAGCAGGTATGTGACAACCTGGGGCACGGCATATCCATCGAATCCGTACCGGATCAGGGTACAACCGTTCGTGTTGACCTGGGCACACGGAAAATGAATTATGAGTAA
- a CDS encoding response regulator transcription factor, translated as MEYRILIVEDEQGIAMSVCSAMARWGLKAEAVTDFRHVMEDFERVQPHLVLLDISLPFMNGYHWCTEIRKVSAVPVIFVSSASDNMNIIMAMNMGADDFIAKPFDPDVLVAKVQALLRRSYDFAGSAPVIEHRGIVLNTGDNTLTCNDQKLDLSRNEYRILLTLMQNKGKIVSREKLMEALWQTDSFVDENTLTVNVGRLRKKLEAAGVSDFITTKFGEGYLVG; from the coding sequence ATGGAATATCGTATCCTGATCGTGGAGGATGAACAGGGCATTGCCATGTCTGTCTGTTCTGCCATGGCCCGCTGGGGCCTGAAGGCCGAAGCTGTCACGGATTTCCGTCATGTCATGGAAGACTTCGAACGTGTCCAGCCGCACCTGGTGCTGCTGGATATCTCCCTGCCCTTCATGAACGGCTACCACTGGTGCACAGAGATCCGCAAGGTTTCCGCCGTACCGGTGATCTTCGTTTCCTCCGCATCCGATAATATGAATATCATTATGGCCATGAACATGGGCGCGGACGATTTCATCGCCAAGCCCTTTGATCCGGATGTCCTGGTTGCCAAGGTGCAGGCCCTGCTTCGCCGCTCTTACGATTTTGCCGGTTCCGCTCCGGTAATCGAGCACAGAGGCATCGTCCTGAACACCGGGGATAATACCCTGACCTGCAACGATCAGAAGCTGGATCTGTCCCGCAATGAATACCGGATCCTGCTCACCCTTATGCAGAACAAGGGCAAAATCGTCAGCCGGGAAAAGCTCATGGAAGCCCTCTGGCAGACCGATTCCTTTGTGGATGAGAACACCCTCACAGTCAATGTAGGCCGCCTGCGCAAAAAACTGGAAGCGGCCGGCGTCAGCGATTTCATCACAACCAAATTCGGCGAAGGTTATCTGGTGGGGTAA
- a CDS encoding formate/nitrite transporter family protein: MKTSLARSAAAGILICMGCIVNLKVGGGIPGAVLFSAGLWFVVNFDAELFTGRVARDDYNPLQKLIMLVMNVIGGGICGYLASLFLPEIREAAQKIAAGYQDPVKVIWQSVMCGICMYLATTQPKNKDISRLPFVVYGVALFILSSYAHSIALAGYAAIAQGIAWWVIPLAAVGNGIGSYLIRFLLTWQKKSDQK; this comes from the coding sequence ATGAAGACCTCTCTGGCACGGTCCGCGGCAGCGGGTATCCTGATCTGTATGGGATGTATTGTGAATCTCAAAGTCGGCGGCGGTATACCGGGAGCGGTGCTCTTCAGCGCGGGCCTCTGGTTCGTTGTCAACTTTGACGCGGAACTGTTCACCGGACGTGTGGCCCGGGATGACTACAATCCCCTGCAGAAGCTGATCATGCTGGTGATGAACGTGATCGGCGGAGGTATATGCGGCTACCTGGCCTCCCTTTTCCTGCCGGAGATCCGGGAAGCTGCACAGAAGATCGCCGCGGGATACCAGGATCCGGTCAAGGTAATCTGGCAGTCCGTGATGTGCGGTATCTGTATGTATCTGGCAACCACCCAACCGAAGAACAAGGATATCAGCCGCCTGCCTTTTGTGGTGTACGGCGTGGCGCTGTTCATCCTTTCCTCCTATGCCCACTCCATCGCCCTGGCCGGATACGCGGCCATCGCCCAGGGAATTGCCTGGTGGGTGATCCCGCTGGCGGCAGTGGGAAACGGAATAGGGAGTTATCTGATCAGATTCCTTCTGACATGGCAGAAGAAATCTGATCAGAAATGA
- a CDS encoding STAS domain-containing protein, producing MTIRKEQNGGALDIAPEGRLDTTTAPELEAELKNLEGVTELTFDLAGLEYISSAGLRVLLSAQKMMNKQGSMIILNTRPEIMDIFEITGFTDILNIQ from the coding sequence ATGACAATCCGGAAGGAACAAAACGGCGGCGCACTGGACATCGCTCCGGAGGGCCGGCTTGATACTACGACTGCTCCTGAACTGGAGGCTGAACTGAAGAACCTGGAAGGCGTGACGGAACTGACATTTGATCTCGCCGGACTGGAATATATCTCTTCCGCCGGGCTGCGGGTACTGCTTTCCGCCCAGAAGATGATGAATAAACAGGGAAGCATGATCATCCTGAATACACGGCCGGAGATCATGGACATTTTCGAAATCACAGGTTTCACGGATATCCTGAATATTCAGTGA
- a CDS encoding formyltransferase family protein has product MKAAYIGIDFLFPALPVLAGCGCEIMKIFSCETDNVTEFNIQVCGYAREHGIPLQLDRIRKSDLEELAGQGCELVVCAGYYYKIPVPEGMRIVNIHPSYLPSGRGAWPMAVTILRGLTESGVTIHKMTNELDAGDILLQRKIIVEPDENQETLMEKQRSVLPEMIRELCADPDGLWNNAAVQDETAAEYWPCPTEEDWTITDGMDEDCVERVLRAFYSYEVIYETKGEKWELIRALLKDTEEENTICFPFGSRVICAMKARKLQ; this is encoded by the coding sequence ATGAAGGCAGCGTATATCGGAATAGATTTCCTGTTTCCCGCGCTTCCGGTCCTGGCAGGGTGCGGATGCGAGATCATGAAGATCTTTTCCTGCGAAACGGACAATGTGACGGAATTCAACATCCAGGTATGCGGCTATGCCCGGGAACACGGGATCCCGCTCCAGCTTGACCGAATCCGGAAGAGCGACCTGGAGGAGCTGGCCGGACAGGGCTGTGAACTGGTGGTCTGCGCCGGATACTATTACAAGATTCCGGTTCCGGAAGGGATGCGGATCGTGAATATCCATCCCTCCTACCTTCCTTCCGGCAGGGGCGCGTGGCCGATGGCGGTCACGATCCTGCGGGGACTGACGGAGTCCGGCGTTACGATCCATAAAATGACAAACGAACTGGATGCCGGGGATATTCTCCTGCAGCGGAAGATTATCGTTGAACCGGATGAAAACCAGGAAACCCTGATGGAGAAGCAGCGCAGCGTTCTGCCGGAAATGATCAGGGAGCTGTGCGCGGATCCGGACGGCCTCTGGAACAATGCCGCGGTCCAGGATGAAACAGCCGCCGAATACTGGCCCTGCCCGACAGAAGAGGACTGGACGATCACCGACGGGATGGACGAGGACTGCGTGGAGCGTGTGCTGCGCGCGTTCTACAGCTATGAGGTGATCTATGAGACAAAAGGAGAAAAATGGGAGCTGATCCGGGCCCTGCTGAAGGACACCGAAGAAGAGAACACAATATGTTTTCCCTTCGGAAGCCGGGTTATATGCGCCATGAAAGCGAGGAAGCTTCAGTAA